The DNA window AGAGGTCGCAGCCGCCGAGGCAGGTGTTCGCCTGGCCTGCCGCCGCCGCCGTGCAGCCGCCGGGACCGCAGTCGTAGCGCCGGTTCGCGTGGACGCCCTCGTCGTGGCCGAAGGTGCGCGCGAACTCGGGGCTGCCGGTCCATGTCCACTCGTTACCGCCGATGTTGTTGGCGTTGAACACGGTGCCGGTGGGGATGCGGTTCGCCGAGGCGCCGTCGGGGCAGGTGCCGCACGAGCCGACGATCACCTGCTTGCCGTTCACCACCATGGTCGGGCAGGTGCCGCAGCCCGCGGGGGCCGGGTCGAACGCGGCGGTGCCGTCGGGGCACTGGTCGTTCACGTCGAAGCGGCAGCCGGTGCCGCGGCACCAGAACACGTTGTCCGGGTCGGGATCGCTGCCGCCGCCGCAGCTCTTCATGCCGATCGCGCTCGCGGTGGTCCAGGCATTGACCGCGCTGATGTCGTACCAGAGCGTGCCCTGGCCCGGCGGGTCGTAGGTGAACTCGAAGGTGCTGTTCTTCGCGGCGTCGTTGCCGAGCGTGCAGCCGTCTCCGAAGGCGTTGCAGCCGGTCGCGAGCCAGCCCGTGCCGCTCGCGAACGGAGCCGATGCGGGCATGTCGATGGTGTGCTCCTCGCCAGGTGCGATCTCGAAGTAGGGGTTGCACGCGCACGCGCCCTGCGCGCCGACGCCGGTTGCCTTGCAGTACACCGGGCCCGGGTTGACGCCGCCGCTCATGCCCTGCGCGATGGCCGAGCACTGGCCGACGCCTTCGAGATCGGTGCAGGCCGCGCCGTTCCAGGGGCAGTCCGTCGGCCGCGCCCAGGTCGGGGTGGTGCGGCCATCGAGCTTGAACCAGCGCGCCGAGGTGCAGTTGTTGACGAGCTTGATGCGCCGGGTGCCGTCCTCGGGAGGGCAGTCTGCGGTGCCTGCCTCGTAGGCCGGGCCGCGCGAGCCGCTGTTGCCGCCACTGCCCCCATCGCCGCCGGTGCCACCGATGCCGCCGGTGCCGGGCGCCGTGGTGGCCATGCTGCCGCCGATGCCGCTCGATGCGCCCGAGCCGCCTGCGCCGGCGGTGCTGGGGTCGTCCCCGGAGCAGCCAGCGGAAAGGAGGACGGCGAAGCCCGCGGTGGAGACTGCGGCGAAGACTGCGGGGAGGAGTCGCATGCGCGCACCCTACCATCGCTCGCGCAGGCGCAGATCCGTCGTCGCAGCCTGGATCGCGCTCGGGCTCGTCCCGCGCTGAGAGTTCGTGGCTTCAGCAGATCCAGGGCTGCAAAAGTGCACCATGCGCAGCCGGTGATCTCGCCTCGGTTGCCCGCCGATCTCGACCCCTTCGTGCAGGGCGACGCCCCGAGAGGGACGAGCTGGAGGCGCGCGAAGGTCACGCTGCGGCCGTGCCACGACGTGCTTCCGCCCGCGTCCGGGGGAGACTGAAGGGAAGGCGAGGCGGTGTGCGACCGTCCAGGGGCGACCGGCATCGCATCGGGGGGACGGGTCCGGGGGTCGGGCTGGGCGGCGCTGGCCTTCGCTCCCCGCGAGAGGTGGGACGTCATGGGTGAGCAGAAGATCGCTGAGGGCACGGACGAGCAGCAGCAGCAGGTGTTCGTCAAGGCGCTCCTGTCGGACATCCTGGCCCTGGAGCAGATGCTCGAAGGGGACCGGATCGAGGCGAACGTGCGACGGATCGGCGCCGAGCAGGAGATGTTCCTGGTCGATCGCTCGTTCGGGCCTGCGCCGATCGCGGAGGCGTTGCTGGAGCGGGTGGAGGATCCGCGGCTAACCACCGAGATCGGGCGCTTCAACCTGGAGGCGAACCTCAGTCCGCTGGCCTTCCGGGGCGACTGCTTCCGTCGCCTCGAAGCCGAGATGAAGGAGCTGTGCGGCCTGGCATCGAAGGCGGCGCACGAGCTGGAGGCCGAGGTGCTGCTCACCGGCATCCTGCCCACGCTGCGCATCGGGGATCTCGGGATCGAGAACCTGACGCAGCGGCCTCGCTACCAGGCGCTGAACAGCGCGCTGTGCAAGCTGCGTGGCAGCGACTTCCACCTGCGCATCGAGGGCCTCGACGAGCTGGAGGCCACGCACGACAACGTGATGTTCGAGTCGTGCAACACGAGCTTCCAGGTCCACCTGCAGGTGGGGGCGAAGGAGTTCGCGCCGCTCTACAACCTGGCGCAGGCCGTGACGGGTCCGGTGCTCGCCGCGGCGGTGAACTCTCCGGTGCTGCTCGGCCGCAGGCTGTGGCACGAGACGCGGATCGCGCTGTTCGCGCGGTCGATCGATCTCCGGCCGGCAGAGCAAGCGCAGCGGGCGCAGCAGCCGCGGGCGCAGTTCGGTGAGCGGTGGGTCGACGAGAGCGTGCTGGAGATCTTCCGGGAAGACATCGCGCGCTTCCGGGTGGTGGTGATCTCGGACGCGGAGGAGGATCCCCGGGAGGTGCTCGCCCGTGGAGAGGCGCCGGCGCTGCGGGCGCTGCGCATCCACAACGGGACGGTGTACCGCTGGAACCGGCCTTGTTACGGCGTGGGGGACGGGGTGCCGCACCTGCGCATCGAGAACCGGGTGCTGCCTTCGGGGCCGACGCTGCTGGACGAGGTGGCGAATGCGGCGTTCTTCCTGGGCCTCATGGCCGGGCTGTCGCGCGAGTTCCCGCGCGTGGATCGGCGGATGGCGTTCGCGGACGCGAAGATGAACTTCTTCGCGGCGGCGCGGCACGGGCTGAAGGCGCAGTTCACCTGGATGGACGGGAAGTCGTTCACCGCGCCCGCGCTGATCCTGGAAGAGCTTCTGCCGCGGGCGAGAGAGGGGCTCCGCGCGGAGGGCGTGGACGCGGCCGATGTCGACCACTACCTCGGGGTGCTGGAAGAGCGCGTGCGCAGCGGGCAGACCGGCGCGCAGTGGGCGCTGTCGTCCTTGGCGGCCATGGAGCGGGAGGGCAAGGGGATGCAGGACGCGCAGGATCGGGCGCTCTGCGCAGCGATGCTGGAGCAGCAGCAGCGCGGCGCGCCGGTGCATGACTGGCCGCTGGCACGGGTGCCCGACGATCCGGTGGCGCTCGTCGAGAGCTACCGGACGGTGGCGCAGATCATGACGACCGACCTGTTCACCCTGCGGCCGGACGACATCGTGGACCTCGCGGCGAGCGTGATGGACTGGCGGCACATGCGGCACGTGCCGGTGGAGGAGGACGGGCGGCTCGTGGGCGTGGTGTCGTACCGGGATCTGGTGCGCCTCGTGGCGAGCGGTCTTCCGGATCGCGCCGAGAAGGCCGCGGAGGTGGGCGCGCCGAGCTCGACGCCGAAGCCGGTCACGGTCGCGTCGATCATGCATGTGGAGCCGGTCCACGCGACGCCGGAGATGCCGACGCTCTCGGCCATGCAGCTCATGCGGGAGCATGGGATCGGGTGCTTGCCCGTGGTCGATGGCGGGCGGCTGGTGGGCATCGTCACGGAGGCGGATCTCCTCGACGTCGCCTCGCGGTTGCTGGAGCGCGCGCTGAAGGAGGCGTCGTCGTCCTTGGAGCGTTCTTCGCGTCCTTGAGGTGGGCAGCAGGAGCGCGGAGGTGGGCAGCAGGAGCGCGAGGGCAGTCGGATGTGAGCTGGCCTTCCGATCCGTTGACACGATCCTGAAGGCTCGGTCTGCTGCCTCGCATGAGGTGTTCGCTGCTGGGTTCGCTGCTCGTGCTCCACCTGGCCTCCTGTGCGGCGCCCTCGGGGACATCGACGCCTGCGCCGCACGCAGCAGAAGGGGTCGGGCTCCCTCCAGTCACGCGCAGCGACGCGGACGAGGGCGCGATCGTGCCCGAGGTGCCGCCCGTGACGGTGCCGCCGTCCGGGCCCCTGGACGCGCGCGTGGAGCGGCTCGCGCGGCTGGCGAAGGTATGGGGTGAGGTCCGGTACCTGCACCCGTTCCTGGTCGAGCGGGACATCGACTGGGACGCGGCGTTGCTGAAGGCGATCCCGAAGGTGTCGGCAGCGACGACGGGGGAGGACGAGGATGCGGCGGTCGAGGAGATGCTGAAGGCGCTCGGCGATCCAGCGACGCGGCTCGATCGGGACGGGGCCTGGGCGACGTCGCCGGACGCGGTGGCGCCAGCCTTCGAGGCGCGGTTCCGCTGGGAAGGGAAGGGCAAGAACGTGCTCTGGATCGACCTGGGGAGCGTGGCGGACGACGCCACGATGGTCGCGTTCGCGCTGCGCGCGCAGGACGAGATCGCGAAGGCCAGGGCGGTGATCGCGGACATGCGGCCACCGGCAGGGCAAGGGTACTCGTTCGACGGGAACGAGCTGTTCGAGGGACTCGTGGGGTCGCTGGCGTCACGAGAAGGCGCGGCTCCCGCCCTGCGGGAGGTCGAGCACCACGGGTATGCGTCGCAGCGGGGCAACATGACGCCCTACCAGACGTCCCTGGTGACGCGGTTGCCGGCGCTGTACCCGTTCACGTCCGGGCCGCGGCCTTCGCGGATCGTGGTGCTCGTCGACAAGCACTCGTCTTTGCCTGCT is part of the Chondromyces crocatus genome and encodes:
- a CDS encoding CBS domain-containing protein, which produces MGEQKIAEGTDEQQQQVFVKALLSDILALEQMLEGDRIEANVRRIGAEQEMFLVDRSFGPAPIAEALLERVEDPRLTTEIGRFNLEANLSPLAFRGDCFRRLEAEMKELCGLASKAAHELEAEVLLTGILPTLRIGDLGIENLTQRPRYQALNSALCKLRGSDFHLRIEGLDELEATHDNVMFESCNTSFQVHLQVGAKEFAPLYNLAQAVTGPVLAAAVNSPVLLGRRLWHETRIALFARSIDLRPAEQAQRAQQPRAQFGERWVDESVLEIFREDIARFRVVVISDAEEDPREVLARGEAPALRALRIHNGTVYRWNRPCYGVGDGVPHLRIENRVLPSGPTLLDEVANAAFFLGLMAGLSREFPRVDRRMAFADAKMNFFAAARHGLKAQFTWMDGKSFTAPALILEELLPRAREGLRAEGVDAADVDHYLGVLEERVRSGQTGAQWALSSLAAMEREGKGMQDAQDRALCAAMLEQQQRGAPVHDWPLARVPDDPVALVESYRTVAQIMTTDLFTLRPDDIVDLAASVMDWRHMRHVPVEEDGRLVGVVSYRDLVRLVASGLPDRAEKAAEVGAPSSTPKPVTVASIMHVEPVHATPEMPTLSAMQLMREHGIGCLPVVDGGRLVGIVTEADLLDVASRLLERALKEASSSLERSSRP